The Calditrichota bacterium genome contains the following window.
TATTCATTCTTTTCCTAACCATCGATCATTTCGTCGCTTCCGTTGAAAAATCATTAGCGATTCAGCCGGCTGCCAGGACATTTTTGTCTCACTTCATGCCGGCAAATTTAATACCTCTTTCAATAAAGCCACTGCCGACGCTGCATCCGAAGCATAACCATCCGCGCCAATTTCATCAGCGTAGTTTTGCGTGACCGGCGCGCCGCCAATAACCACTTTGACCTGATTGCGAATTCCTTGTTTCTCAAATTCTTTCAACGTTGAATTCATATTCACCATCGTCGTCGTCAGCAAAGCGGACATGCCGATTGCGTCAGCTTTGCTTTCCTTAACGACCTGCATAAATTTATCAGACGACACATCGACGCCCAGATCAACTACTTCAAAACCAGCGCCTTCGAGCATCATTCCGACCAAATTTTTCCCGATATCATGCAAATCGCCTTTGACCGTGCCGATCGCGATCCTCGCCATTGGTTTCACGCCGGTTTCCGCTAATAAAGGTCGCAGAATTTTCATGCCGGCTTTCATCGCGCGCGCCGCAATCAAAACTTCCGGTACGTAAAACTCGTTATTCCGGAATCTTCTGCCGACTTCATCCATGCCAACGATCAAACCTTTGTTCAGCACGTCGCTCGGCGTCAGGCCTTCATCAAGCAACTCATGGGTCAATCTTTCTGCGTCTGGAGCCTTGCCGTTGATCACACTCTCTGCTAACTGTTGTAATTTTTCCATCTTTACCTCCGAAGAATTTTGTGATTCAAATTGCTTTTATTTATTTTTTGTCAATTTAACTTCTGCTTCCACCCAATTTCTTTCCGGAACAGAAATGCTTTTCAAAATTACAGTGTCATAGCCGTCTTTGCGCACAATAATGCGATAATTTCCGGGAGCTAACTTGCGAAACAAAGTGCCATGTGTTGAATCAGTCATCCGTCTGTGCACATCCTCTGTCTCGATGTCAGGAAACCAGACTTCTGCCAATAAAGGCGCTCCGGTTTCGCTGTCAATAGTCTTCACTTTGACGCCAGGTCCTTTCATCTGATCAAGCATGAAGAATGCGCCGGAAAGATTCGCGGCAACAATTTTTTTCAAATCTTCCGCCGAAAAAATGTGTTTCCCTTTTCCTGTTTCCACAATAAAATCAA
Protein-coding sequences here:
- a CDS encoding cobalamin-binding protein; translated protein: MEKLQQLAESVINGKAPDAERLTHELLDEGLTPSDVLNKGLIVGMDEVGRRFRNNEFYVPEVLIAARAMKAGMKILRPLLAETGVKPMARIAIGTVKGDLHDIGKNLVGMMLEGAGFEVVDLGVDVSSDKFMQVVKESKADAIGMSALLTTTMVNMNSTLKEFEKQGIRNQVKVVIGGAPVTQNYADEIGADGYASDAASAVALLKEVLNLPA